The following are encoded in a window of Mycolicibacterium tusciae JS617 genomic DNA:
- a CDS encoding transglycosylase family protein — MKNIRKTFGLATFAGALAVTPMALAGTANADSVNWDAVAACESGGNWGTATGNGYYGGLQFTMGTWQSNGGSGSPHNASREEQIRVAENVLQSQGIGAWPTCGGRG, encoded by the coding sequence TTGAAGAACATCCGCAAGACGTTTGGTCTGGCGACTTTCGCAGGCGCGCTCGCCGTGACGCCGATGGCGCTGGCGGGCACCGCCAATGCGGACAGCGTGAACTGGGATGCGGTCGCGGCGTGTGAGTCGGGCGGCAACTGGGGAACCGCGACCGGGAACGGCTACTACGGTGGTCTGCAGTTCACCATGGGCACCTGGCAGTCCAACGGTGGCAGCGGCTCACCCCACAACGCCAGCCGTGAAGAGCAGATCCGCGTCGCGGAGAACGTGCTCCAGAGCCAAGGCATCGGCGCGTGGCCGACCTGTGGCGGCCGGGGCTAG
- a CDS encoding sugar phosphate isomerase/epimerase family protein produces MKIAGAPISWGVCEVPGWGHQLDADRVLAEMREVGLSATELGPDGFLPSDPEELTAKLASNDLRCVGIFVPVLLHDTDHDPLADIAGPLDALIACGADVLVLAAATGADGYDSRPTLDDNQWATLLANLDRLAGAASDRGVLAVLHPHVGTMIENRSDVDRVLHGASIKLCLDTGHLLIGGTDPLALTRQVPDRIAHAHLKDVDAALAARVQAGELTYTEAVRGGMYTPLGAGDVDIAGIVTALRANGFDGWFVMEQDTILDGEPGDEGPVRDVRTSVAFMHDVCGRVSA; encoded by the coding sequence ATGAAGATCGCAGGCGCACCAATCTCCTGGGGAGTGTGCGAGGTACCCGGTTGGGGGCATCAACTCGATGCCGATCGAGTGCTCGCCGAGATGCGCGAAGTCGGGTTGTCGGCCACCGAATTGGGCCCCGACGGCTTCCTGCCGTCCGACCCTGAGGAGTTGACCGCGAAACTCGCATCCAACGATCTGCGCTGTGTCGGCATCTTTGTGCCCGTGTTGCTCCATGACACCGACCACGACCCGCTGGCCGACATCGCGGGTCCGCTCGACGCGTTGATCGCATGTGGGGCCGACGTACTCGTGCTCGCGGCCGCGACAGGCGCGGATGGCTACGATTCGCGGCCGACGCTCGACGACAACCAATGGGCCACGCTGCTGGCCAATCTCGACCGACTCGCCGGTGCCGCGAGCGACCGCGGTGTACTCGCCGTGTTACACCCGCACGTCGGAACGATGATCGAGAACCGCAGCGATGTGGACCGGGTGCTCCACGGCGCGAGCATCAAGCTGTGCCTGGACACCGGCCACCTGCTGATCGGCGGCACTGATCCGCTCGCGCTGACCCGGCAGGTGCCCGACCGGATCGCTCACGCGCACCTCAAGGATGTCGACGCGGCGCTTGCCGCTCGGGTGCAGGCGGGGGAACTCACCTACACCGAGGCGGTGCGCGGGGGCATGTACACGCCGTTGGGCGCAGGTGACGTCGACATCGCGGGCATCGTGACCGCACTGCGCGCCAACGGGTTCGACGGCTGGTTTGTCATGGAGCAGGACACGATCCTCGACGGCGAGCCCGGCGATGAAGGACCGGTGCGCGACGTGCGAACCAGCGTGGCGTTCATGCATGACGTCTGCGGCCGCGTGTCGGCATGA
- a CDS encoding Gfo/Idh/MocA family protein — MSLRIGVLGASRIAESAIIGPAHELGHRLVAVAARDTHRAQAFAERYGVERALPTYADVINDPEVDVIYNPLANSLHAPWNLAAVAAGKPVLTEKPFALNRTEAMSVADAADSAGVPVVEGFHYLFHPVTRRALELAGDGSLGDITHVEVRMAMPEPPDSDPRWSLELGGGALMDLGCYGLHVMRQLGHPSVVGAHAKEHTPGVDAWCDVELAFPSGATGLSANSMVADDRTHSIRIVGTKGDVLVHNFIKPSDDDRVTIRTQAGSAVEHLGTRTSYSYQLEAFAEHVVHGAPLPLNNEDAVENMAYIDAAYRAAGMDPR; from the coding sequence ATGAGCTTGCGCATCGGCGTGCTCGGGGCGTCCCGGATCGCCGAGTCGGCCATCATCGGACCCGCCCACGAGCTGGGCCACCGACTGGTCGCCGTGGCGGCGCGCGATACGCACCGCGCGCAGGCATTCGCTGAGCGCTACGGTGTGGAACGGGCGCTGCCGACGTATGCCGACGTGATCAACGACCCCGAGGTTGACGTGATCTACAACCCGCTGGCGAACTCTCTGCACGCACCGTGGAATCTCGCGGCGGTGGCAGCGGGCAAACCGGTGCTCACCGAAAAACCTTTTGCGCTGAACCGGACTGAAGCGATGTCTGTCGCGGATGCAGCAGACAGTGCGGGAGTCCCTGTGGTGGAAGGCTTTCACTACCTGTTCCACCCTGTGACCCGCCGGGCCCTGGAGCTGGCCGGTGACGGTTCGTTGGGTGATATCACCCATGTCGAGGTGCGCATGGCCATGCCCGAGCCGCCCGACAGCGATCCGAGGTGGTCGCTCGAGTTGGGCGGCGGCGCACTGATGGACTTGGGCTGCTACGGGCTACACGTCATGCGACAGCTGGGGCATCCGTCGGTCGTGGGAGCGCACGCGAAGGAGCACACCCCGGGCGTCGACGCGTGGTGTGATGTCGAGCTTGCCTTCCCAAGCGGCGCAACGGGATTGAGCGCCAACTCCATGGTGGCCGATGACCGAACCCACTCGATTCGGATCGTCGGCACGAAGGGAGATGTCTTGGTGCACAACTTCATCAAGCCCAGCGACGACGACCGAGTCACCATCCGGACGCAGGCGGGCAGCGCCGTCGAACATCTGGGCACGCGTACTTCGTACAGCTACCAGCTGGAGGCGTTCGCCGAACATGTCGTGCACGGTGCGCCCCTGCCGCTGAACAACGAGGATGCGGTGGAGAACATGGCGTATATCGACGCCGCGTACCGGGCAGCCGGGATGGATCCCCGCTAG
- the mobA gene encoding molybdenum cofactor guanylyltransferase — translation MTSPVPLAAVILAGGASRRMGRDKATAVYDGETLVERTVSAVSPRCQPVFVVAAPGQALPNLQAEILRDDIRGVGPLLATGRGLRAAAQAGLELAFVCAVDMPLLSADLIDELAGPAVRLGADVVLPWDGRSHYLAGIYRTGLHERVAELVEAGERSMRALVETVDTQRVVMPEQASLTNVNTVAELRDAASRRIA, via the coding sequence GTGACGTCCCCCGTGCCGCTTGCAGCGGTCATTCTGGCAGGCGGGGCATCCCGCAGGATGGGCCGCGACAAGGCCACCGCCGTCTACGACGGCGAGACCCTCGTCGAGCGAACGGTGTCCGCGGTGAGCCCGCGGTGTCAACCGGTCTTCGTCGTTGCCGCACCGGGTCAGGCGCTGCCGAACCTGCAGGCCGAGATCCTGCGCGACGATATCCGCGGAGTAGGTCCGCTCCTGGCAACCGGCCGCGGGCTGCGGGCGGCCGCGCAGGCCGGTCTCGAACTGGCCTTCGTCTGCGCCGTCGACATGCCTCTGCTCTCGGCCGACCTGATCGACGAACTCGCAGGTCCCGCCGTCCGTCTCGGAGCCGACGTGGTGCTGCCTTGGGACGGCCGGTCCCATTACCTAGCCGGGATCTACCGCACTGGCCTGCACGAACGTGTTGCCGAGCTCGTCGAGGCGGGGGAGCGCAGCATGCGCGCCCTGGTCGAAACCGTAGACACCCAGCGGGTTGTCATGCCCGAGCAGGCCTCGCTGACGAACGTCAACACCGTGGCCGAGCTGAGGGATGCAGCGTCTAGGCGAATCGCGTAG
- a CDS encoding Gfo/Idh/MocA family protein: MTTLGVIGLGRIGAFHADTLSGLDSIDGLVVTDERPEVVAAVAAKHGAKPVDSVEALLASGVDGIVVAAATPAHAELTLAAVERGLPTFCEKPIASTAAQSARVAEVVARSGVPVQVGYQRRFDAAFAAAKRAVGDGSLGALHTVRSTTMDPAPPPMEYIAGSGGIFRDCAVHDFDVIRWITGQQAVEVYATGSVQGDPKFAEFGDVDTAAVVVTFDGGTLGVVSAARYNARGYDCRLEVHGFYDTVVAGWDQGVPVRNVDPDNSFPEGPAHHFFMDRFTEAFRAELSAFVDVVKGNAAPACTVADAVEVAWLADAATESLQRGVPVSIEEVRSR; the protein is encoded by the coding sequence ATGACCACCCTCGGCGTAATCGGGCTCGGCCGGATCGGTGCATTCCACGCCGACACCCTCTCGGGCCTGGACAGCATCGACGGGCTTGTCGTCACCGATGAGCGCCCCGAGGTCGTCGCGGCCGTCGCCGCCAAACACGGTGCCAAACCGGTTGATTCGGTCGAGGCGCTGTTGGCGTCGGGAGTGGACGGGATCGTCGTCGCGGCCGCGACTCCTGCGCATGCGGAGCTGACCCTAGCCGCAGTCGAGCGGGGTCTGCCGACGTTCTGCGAGAAGCCGATCGCGTCAACGGCGGCACAGAGCGCACGGGTCGCCGAGGTGGTCGCGCGTTCGGGAGTGCCGGTTCAGGTGGGTTACCAACGGCGGTTCGACGCCGCATTCGCCGCCGCCAAGCGCGCGGTTGGCGACGGCTCACTGGGCGCCCTGCACACCGTGCGCAGCACCACGATGGACCCGGCTCCCCCGCCGATGGAATACATCGCAGGTTCCGGTGGGATCTTCCGTGACTGTGCGGTACATGATTTCGACGTGATCCGCTGGATCACTGGGCAGCAGGCCGTCGAGGTGTATGCCACCGGCAGCGTCCAGGGCGATCCGAAATTCGCCGAGTTCGGCGACGTCGACACCGCCGCCGTCGTGGTCACCTTCGACGGTGGCACGCTCGGCGTGGTTTCGGCGGCGCGGTACAACGCCCGCGGATACGACTGCCGCCTCGAGGTTCACGGTTTTTATGACACGGTGGTTGCCGGCTGGGATCAGGGTGTGCCCGTGCGGAATGTCGACCCCGACAACAGCTTTCCCGAGGGACCGGCGCACCACTTCTTCATGGACCGCTTCACCGAGGCGTTCCGCGCAGAGCTCAGTGCGTTCGTCGACGTCGTCAAAGGAAACGCCGCCCCGGCATGCACGGTCGCCGACGCGGTCGAGGTCGCTTGGTTGGCGGACGCCGCTACCGAGTCATTGCAGCGCGGCGTGCCGGTGAGCATCGAAGAGGTGAGATCACGGTGA
- a CDS encoding LacI family DNA-binding transcriptional regulator, translated as MPHRYKVREIAQQSGLSAATVDRVLNERPGVRPNTRAEVEQAIADLDKQRAQLRLNGRRYLIDVVMQTPERFSDAFRTAIEAELPAFAPAMLRARFHLWETGSGEQMVEALSRIRGSHGVVLKAQDEPEVAEAVDRLVGGGVPVVTYTTDIPASARCAYVGIDNHGAGVTAAYLMREWLGSAPSDVLITLSRAVFRGEGEREVGFRSAMRGTGRTIVEVSESDGIDATNERLVLEALERHPDVGAVYSVGGGNTATIAAFERLGRVCRVFIAHDLDVDNRKLLRDGRISVVLHNDLRADARLAMRLILQQQGALPAEPARPVPIQVITPYNLPP; from the coding sequence ATGCCGCATCGCTACAAGGTCCGCGAGATCGCCCAACAGTCCGGGCTGAGCGCGGCAACGGTCGACCGCGTCCTGAACGAACGTCCCGGCGTGCGCCCGAACACCAGGGCCGAGGTCGAGCAGGCCATCGCGGACCTCGACAAACAGCGGGCCCAGCTGCGCCTCAACGGCCGCCGTTACCTCATCGACGTCGTGATGCAGACGCCGGAGCGATTCTCTGACGCGTTTCGGACCGCCATCGAAGCCGAACTACCCGCCTTCGCACCGGCGATGCTGCGGGCCCGGTTCCACCTGTGGGAGACGGGTTCGGGTGAACAGATGGTGGAGGCGTTGAGCCGCATTCGCGGCAGCCACGGCGTGGTGCTCAAGGCGCAGGACGAACCCGAGGTCGCCGAGGCCGTCGATCGTCTGGTCGGAGGTGGGGTGCCGGTGGTGACGTATACGACCGACATTCCGGCGAGTGCACGCTGCGCCTACGTCGGCATCGACAACCACGGCGCGGGCGTGACCGCCGCGTATCTGATGCGGGAGTGGCTGGGGTCGGCTCCGTCGGACGTCCTCATCACCCTGAGTCGCGCGGTGTTCCGCGGCGAGGGCGAGCGTGAAGTCGGATTCCGCTCGGCGATGCGCGGCACCGGCCGAACAATCGTGGAGGTCAGCGAAAGCGACGGCATCGATGCGACCAACGAGCGGCTGGTACTCGAGGCGCTCGAACGGCATCCCGACGTCGGGGCCGTTTATTCGGTCGGGGGAGGCAACACCGCCACGATCGCGGCGTTCGAGCGATTAGGACGGGTGTGCAGGGTTTTCATTGCCCACGACCTGGACGTCGACAACAGGAAGCTGCTGCGTGACGGCCGTATCTCGGTCGTCCTGCACAACGACCTACGGGCCGACGCGCGCCTGGCGATGCGGTTGATTCTTCAGCAGCAGGGCGCGTTGCCGGCTGAGCCGGCCCGGCCGGTTCCGATCCAGGTCATCACTCCGTACAACCTGCCGCCGTGA
- a CDS encoding phytanoyl-CoA dioxygenase family protein — translation MALIAATITARLAVVAAPVRTTYTPWIDESECRLDDFRAQVLRDIDRADYPNAGDVRSNVPVYSAAGVAGADRQGLQSELIRALADGPGVVVFEGAFSPEIVDRANEGFFSIIAAQRDAGTAAGDHFGKPGANDRIWNAAQKLALHAPGVFAEYYANDTLAIVCQAWLGPRYQVTSQVNVVNPGGTEQVPHRDYHLGFVPEEHLAQYPAHLHRTSPVLTLQGAVAHCDMSVESGPTMLLPGSQRFAGGYIAFNRPEFVDFFAEHHVQLPLNKGDAVFFNPALYHGAGSNISADIRRIANLLQVSSPFGRAMETLDRTAMVRAIYPSLLAMKAAGWPSRDLYNAVVATAEGYAFPTNLDSDQPIGSLAPLSQVDSVLAALAEDLSTDELDVVLRAQQERRMP, via the coding sequence ATGGCGTTGATTGCGGCGACTATCACAGCAAGACTAGCTGTCGTGGCCGCACCAGTCAGGACGACATACACACCGTGGATCGACGAGTCGGAATGCCGGCTCGACGACTTCCGCGCGCAGGTGCTCCGCGACATCGATCGCGCCGACTATCCGAACGCCGGCGACGTGCGAAGCAACGTGCCCGTGTATTCAGCGGCTGGGGTGGCAGGCGCCGACCGGCAGGGGCTGCAGTCGGAGCTGATTCGTGCGCTCGCCGATGGCCCAGGGGTGGTGGTGTTCGAGGGCGCCTTCTCCCCCGAGATCGTCGACCGCGCCAACGAGGGCTTTTTCTCGATCATCGCCGCCCAACGCGACGCGGGCACTGCGGCGGGCGATCACTTCGGCAAGCCCGGCGCCAACGACCGGATCTGGAACGCTGCGCAGAAACTCGCGCTACACGCACCAGGCGTGTTCGCCGAGTACTACGCCAACGACACCCTCGCCATCGTGTGCCAAGCCTGGCTGGGTCCGCGCTACCAGGTCACCTCACAGGTCAACGTCGTCAACCCCGGTGGTACAGAGCAGGTTCCGCATCGTGACTATCACCTGGGTTTCGTCCCCGAGGAGCACCTGGCGCAGTATCCGGCACATCTGCACCGCACCTCACCCGTGCTCACGCTCCAAGGCGCTGTCGCCCACTGCGACATGTCGGTGGAAAGTGGCCCCACGATGCTGCTGCCCGGTTCGCAGCGGTTCGCAGGCGGCTACATCGCCTTCAATCGGCCCGAGTTCGTGGACTTCTTCGCCGAGCACCATGTGCAGCTCCCGCTGAACAAGGGCGATGCGGTGTTCTTCAACCCGGCGCTGTATCACGGTGCGGGGTCCAACATCTCGGCTGACATCCGCCGGATCGCGAACCTGCTGCAGGTCTCGTCTCCGTTCGGGCGGGCGATGGAGACCCTGGACCGCACGGCGATGGTGCGCGCGATCTATCCCTCGCTGCTGGCGATGAAGGCAGCAGGATGGCCGTCGCGCGACCTCTACAACGCGGTCGTCGCCACCGCGGAGGGCTACGCCTTTCCCACCAACCTCGACAGCGATCAACCCATCGGCAGCCTCGCCCCGCTCAGTCAGGTCGACTCGGTACTGGCGGCGCTCGCCGAAGACCTCAGCACGGACGAACTCGACGTCGTACTGCGAGCCCAACAAGAACGGAGAATGCCATGA
- a CDS encoding transglycosylase family protein has translation MKIRKLVTKSLLTAAISGALALVPMAMSTATASADSVNWDAIAACESGGNWNINSGNGHYGGLQFKQATWNSNGGRGNPATASRAEQIRVAENVLRTQGIKAWPKCGPRGASPAVWTNPGTPSMPAVPAAAGGCSAMPSSAFLGFINPRQMCSALLNPLGGR, from the coding sequence ATGAAGATTCGGAAGCTTGTCACCAAGAGCCTGTTGACCGCCGCCATCTCCGGGGCGCTCGCCCTCGTGCCGATGGCCATGTCCACCGCCACCGCGAGCGCTGACTCGGTCAATTGGGACGCCATCGCGGCGTGCGAATCCGGCGGCAACTGGAACATCAACAGCGGCAACGGTCACTACGGCGGGCTGCAGTTCAAGCAGGCCACCTGGAACTCGAACGGCGGACGGGGCAACCCGGCGACCGCCTCGCGCGCCGAGCAGATCCGCGTCGCCGAGAACGTCTTGCGCACCCAGGGCATCAAGGCCTGGCCGAAGTGCGGCCCCCGTGGCGCATCGCCTGCCGTCTGGACCAACCCGGGCACACCGTCGATGCCTGCCGTGCCCGCCGCTGCGGGCGGCTGCTCGGCGATGCCCTCCAGCGCATTCCTCGGCTTCATCAACCCGCGTCAGATGTGCAGTGCGCTGCTCAACCCGTTGGGCGGACGCTGA
- a CDS encoding 2-oxoacid:acceptor oxidoreductase subunit alpha, producing the protein MVANGNGANPGDKVGGSAGSAPVRQKLEKVVIRFAGDSGDGMQLTGDRFTSEAALFGNDLATQPNYPAEIRAPQGTLPGVSSFQIQIADYDILTAGDRPDVLVAMNPAALMANVSDLPRGGLIIANSDEFTKRNLAKVGYEGNPLETDDLSDYVVQAVPMTTLTLGAVEEIGASKKDGQRAKNMFALGLLSWMYGRELEHSEAFIREKFARKPDIAEANVLALKAGWNYGETTEAFAGSVYEVAPAKLKSGEYRQISGNTALAYGLVAAGHLGNLQIVLGTYPITPASDILHELSKHKNFNVLTFQAEDEIAGIGAAIGASYGGALGITSTSGPGISLKSEAIGLAVMTELPLIIIDVQRGGPSTGLPTKTEQADLLQVLFGRNGESPVAVLAPKSPSDCFDVAVEAARIAVNYHTPVVILSDGAIANGSEPWAIPDVSGYAPIEHTFAKSGEPFQPYARDPETLARQFAIPGTPGLEHRIGGLEAANGSGNISYEPKNHDLMVRLRQAKVDGIKVPDLEVDDPTGDAELLMLGWGSSYGPIGEACRRVRRKGIKVAQAHLRSLNPFPANLGEVLRRYPNVVLPEMNLGQLALLLRGKYLVDVQSVTKVEGMAFLAEEVEGIIDAALDGTLSDKEIDKAKFARLAAATVETGVGAIA; encoded by the coding sequence GTGGTGGCCAACGGCAACGGGGCCAACCCGGGCGACAAGGTGGGCGGCTCCGCAGGCTCCGCGCCGGTGCGGCAGAAGCTCGAAAAGGTCGTCATCCGCTTTGCGGGCGACTCCGGCGACGGTATGCAGCTCACGGGCGACCGGTTCACTTCCGAGGCCGCACTGTTCGGCAATGACCTTGCGACGCAACCGAATTACCCCGCCGAGATCCGCGCGCCACAGGGCACCCTGCCCGGTGTGTCGTCGTTCCAGATTCAGATCGCCGACTACGACATCCTGACCGCCGGTGACCGCCCGGACGTCCTCGTGGCGATGAACCCCGCTGCGTTGATGGCCAACGTGTCCGATCTGCCCCGCGGCGGGCTGATCATCGCCAACTCCGACGAGTTCACCAAGCGGAACCTGGCCAAGGTCGGCTACGAAGGCAACCCGCTGGAGACCGACGACCTGTCCGATTACGTCGTGCAGGCCGTCCCGATGACGACGCTCACCCTCGGCGCGGTCGAGGAGATCGGCGCGTCGAAGAAGGACGGTCAGCGCGCCAAGAACATGTTCGCCCTTGGCTTGCTGTCGTGGATGTACGGCCGCGAGCTCGAGCACAGCGAGGCGTTCATCCGCGAGAAGTTCGCCCGCAAGCCCGATATCGCCGAGGCCAACGTGCTGGCGCTCAAGGCCGGCTGGAATTACGGCGAGACGACCGAGGCGTTCGCCGGCAGCGTTTACGAAGTCGCGCCCGCCAAGCTCAAGAGCGGCGAGTACCGCCAGATTTCGGGCAACACGGCGCTGGCCTACGGGCTGGTGGCGGCCGGTCACCTCGGCAATCTTCAAATCGTGCTCGGCACCTACCCGATCACTCCGGCGTCGGACATCCTGCACGAGTTGTCCAAGCACAAGAACTTCAATGTGCTGACCTTCCAGGCCGAAGATGAGATCGCAGGCATCGGTGCGGCGATCGGCGCGTCCTACGGTGGCGCCCTGGGCATCACCAGCACGTCGGGCCCGGGTATCTCGCTGAAGTCCGAGGCCATCGGCCTGGCCGTGATGACCGAGCTTCCGCTGATCATCATCGACGTGCAGCGCGGCGGTCCGTCGACGGGCCTGCCGACCAAGACCGAACAGGCCGACCTGCTACAGGTGCTGTTCGGGCGCAACGGCGAGTCGCCGGTCGCGGTCCTCGCGCCGAAATCGCCGTCGGACTGCTTCGATGTCGCGGTCGAGGCCGCGCGCATCGCCGTCAATTACCACACTCCGGTGGTCATCCTGTCCGATGGCGCCATCGCGAATGGTTCTGAGCCGTGGGCGATTCCGGATGTCAGCGGCTACGCCCCGATCGAGCACACGTTCGCGAAATCCGGCGAGCCGTTCCAGCCGTACGCCCGCGACCCAGAGACCCTTGCGCGTCAGTTCGCGATTCCGGGCACCCCGGGGCTTGAGCACCGCATCGGTGGGCTGGAAGCGGCCAACGGTTCGGGCAACATCTCTTACGAGCCGAAGAACCACGACCTGATGGTGCGCCTGCGCCAAGCCAAGGTCGACGGCATCAAAGTTCCGGACCTCGAGGTCGACGACCCGACCGGTGACGCCGAACTGCTGATGCTGGGCTGGGGCAGCAGCTATGGCCCCATCGGCGAGGCATGCCGTCGCGTGCGGCGCAAGGGCATCAAGGTGGCCCAGGCGCACCTGCGCAGCCTCAACCCCTTCCCGGCCAACCTGGGTGAGGTGTTGCGGCGCTACCCCAACGTGGTGCTGCCGGAGATGAACCTCGGCCAGCTGGCACTGCTGCTTCGCGGCAAGTACCTGGTCGACGTCCAGTCGGTCACGAAGGTAGAAGGCATGGCGTTCTTGGCCGAAGAGGTCGAGGGCATCATTGACGCCGCGCTCGACGGAACGTTGAGCGACAAGGAAATTGACAAGGCAAAGTTTGCGCGACTGGCGGCAGCCACCGTGGAGACTGGCGTGGGAGCAATCGCATGA
- a CDS encoding 2-oxoacid:ferredoxin oxidoreductase subunit beta, which yields MTDLIGADLPLTTGTGLVPTTDEPQKSKDFTSDQEVRWCPGCGDYVILNTIRNFLPELGLRRENIAFVSGIGCSSRFPYYLQTYGFHSIHGRAPTIATGLALAREDLSVWVVTGDGDALSIGGNHLIHALRRNINLTILLFNNRIYGLTKGQYSPTSETGKVTKSTPMGSLDYPFNPVSLALGAEATFVGRALDSDRKGLSEVLRGAAAHRGAALVEIMQDCPIFNDGSFDALRKEGAEERLINLRHGEPIIFGADGEYCVVKSGFGLEVAKTADVSADEIVIHDAQLEDPAYAFALSRLSEQNLDHMVMGIFRQVSKPTYDDAARQQIAAARDAKPHDTAALQSLLRGKDTWTVD from the coding sequence ATGACCGACCTGATTGGTGCAGACCTTCCGCTGACGACTGGGACCGGTTTGGTTCCAACGACAGACGAGCCGCAGAAGTCGAAGGACTTCACCAGCGACCAGGAAGTCCGCTGGTGCCCAGGCTGTGGTGACTACGTCATCCTCAACACGATCCGCAACTTCCTGCCCGAACTCGGTCTGCGCCGCGAGAACATCGCGTTCGTCAGCGGTATCGGCTGCTCGAGCCGTTTTCCGTACTACCTGCAGACCTATGGTTTCCACTCGATCCACGGCAGGGCGCCGACGATCGCGACCGGCCTGGCGCTGGCCCGCGAAGATCTGTCGGTCTGGGTCGTCACCGGCGACGGCGACGCGCTGTCGATCGGCGGTAACCACCTGATTCACGCGCTGCGACGCAACATCAATCTGACGATCCTGCTGTTCAACAACCGGATCTACGGCCTCACCAAGGGGCAGTACTCGCCGACGTCGGAGACCGGCAAGGTCACCAAGTCCACCCCGATGGGCTCGCTGGACTACCCGTTCAACCCGGTGTCGCTGGCCCTGGGCGCCGAGGCCACGTTCGTCGGTCGTGCGCTGGACTCCGATCGCAAGGGCCTGAGCGAGGTGCTTCGTGGCGCTGCTGCACATCGCGGTGCGGCGCTCGTCGAGATCATGCAGGACTGCCCGATCTTCAACGACGGATCGTTCGATGCGCTGCGCAAGGAAGGCGCCGAGGAGCGCCTGATCAACCTGCGCCACGGCGAACCGATCATCTTCGGCGCCGACGGCGAATACTGCGTGGTCAAGTCGGGATTCGGTCTTGAGGTCGCCAAGACGGCCGATGTGTCGGCCGACGAGATCGTCATCCACGATGCGCAGCTGGAGGACCCGGCATACGCGTTCGCGCTGTCGCGCCTGTCCGAGCAGAACCTCGATCACATGGTGATGGGCATCTTCCGGCAGGTCAGCAAGCCGACCTACGACGACGCCGCCCGGCAGCAGATCGCGGCGGCGCGAGACGCCAAGCCGCACGACACGGCCGCGTTGCAGTCGCTGCTCCGCGGCAAGGACACCTGGACCGTCGACTAA